In a single window of the Acidobacteriota bacterium genome:
- a CDS encoding DUF962 domain-containing protein, with amino-acid sequence MMGGRSWDDWIAEYSESHQHPMNKLTHKFGIPMIAVSILLIPVCFFVSDLWMVAVGLFVVGWILQFIGHYFEGKPPEFMKDYRFLFVGLRWWFKKVLG; translated from the coding sequence ATGATGGGTGGAAGAAGCTGGGACGATTGGATCGCGGAATATTCCGAAAGCCATCAGCACCCGATGAACAAACTGACGCACAAATTCGGCATACCGATGATCGCCGTTTCGATACTGCTGATACCTGTTTGCTTTTTTGTGAGCGATCTGTGGATGGTCGCCGTCGGGCTGTTCGTCGTCGGCTGGATACTGCAGTTCATCGGCCACTATTTCGAAGGCAAGCCGCCGGAATTCATGAAAGATTACCGCTTTCTGTTCGTCGGCCTGCGTTGGTGGTTCAAAAAGGTGCTCGGTTAA
- a CDS encoding dihydrofolate reductase — translation MIIGIVAISKNFAIGRGGKLPWHYSADLKFFKETTMGGAVVMGSRTWESIGRPLPGRFNVVLSRSGRVETPPQVMRLRSIEEVIELAKYLNRDVFIIGGAATYAEFADVIDRWIVTEIPETIEDADTFMPRDFLDGFNETEKRELGDGLRVKIFQR, via the coding sequence ATGATCATCGGCATCGTTGCAATTTCTAAGAATTTCGCCATCGGCCGCGGCGGCAAACTGCCGTGGCATTACAGTGCTGACCTGAAGTTTTTCAAAGAGACGACGATGGGTGGAGCTGTCGTGATGGGCTCGCGGACGTGGGAATCGATCGGGCGGCCGCTGCCGGGGCGTTTTAACGTTGTGCTGTCGCGTTCCGGCCGCGTCGAGACGCCGCCGCAGGTGATGCGGCTGCGTTCGATAGAAGAGGTCATCGAGCTGGCGAAATATCTGAACCGCGACGTCTTTATCATCGGCGGTGCCGCGACATACGCCGAATTCGCCGACGTAATCGACCGGTGGATCGTCACCGAGATACCCGAAACCATCGAGGACGCCGACACGTTCATGCCGCGTGATTTTCTAGATGGCTTCAATGAGACCGAGAAGAGGGAACTAGGCGACGGTTTACGCGTGAAGATATTTCAGCGGTGA
- a CDS encoding GxxExxY protein — protein MHENEIARQIVDTAYNVHVRIGPGLLESVYERVMQYELEKLGLKVDRQRGVPSVYEEIRMPIGFRADLVVNNKVVIEIKSVEALAPVHAKQLRTYLIAMEMKLGLLINFNTELIKHGIKRVVNGLEEP, from the coding sequence ATGCACGAAAACGAAATAGCCAGGCAGATAGTTGATACCGCGTACAACGTACACGTCAGGATCGGCCCGGGGCTTCTTGAATCCGTTTACGAACGGGTCATGCAGTATGAACTTGAGAAGTTGGGTCTCAAGGTCGATCGTCAGCGTGGTGTTCCGTCCGTCTATGAAGAGATCCGAATGCCCATCGGTTTCCGTGCCGATCTCGTTGTTAACAACAAAGTTGTGATCGAGATAAAGTCTGTTGAAGCTCTGGCTCCGGTTCACGCAAAACAACTTCGCACCTATCTTATTGCGATGGAAATGAAGCTCGGCCTGCTGATAAACTTCAATACCGAACTTATCAAACATGGCATCAAGCGTGTAGTGAACGGACTCGAGGAACCGTGA
- a CDS encoding DUF2071 domain-containing protein gives MKKFLTAQWRDLVMANYEVDPSLLADRVPAGTELDLFDGKCFVSLVGFMFLDTRVAGFLVPFHINFEEVNLRFYVRRETDEEVRRGVVFIKEIVPRMAIAAVARTLYGEPYECWQMSHTRDALRVGYAWERGGCRNSVMVDSGRNLGVPDEGSHEEFIIEHYWGYTKRKKGTDEYKVEHPKWELYEVQNPQINVDLGCTYGEEFAFLTNAEPYSVVLAKGSEIAVYKGSKLDT, from the coding sequence ATGAAAAAATTTCTCACAGCACAGTGGCGCGACCTTGTGATGGCGAATTATGAGGTCGATCCGTCGCTGCTCGCGGACCGCGTTCCGGCGGGAACGGAGCTCGACCTATTTGACGGAAAATGCTTCGTCAGCCTCGTCGGTTTTATGTTTCTCGACACGCGTGTTGCCGGTTTTCTCGTTCCGTTTCATATCAACTTCGAAGAAGTGAACCTGCGTTTCTACGTCCGCCGCGAGACTGATGAAGAGGTTCGCCGCGGTGTCGTTTTTATCAAGGAAATAGTTCCGCGAATGGCCATCGCCGCCGTCGCCCGCACGCTTTACGGCGAGCCGTACGAATGCTGGCAGATGTCGCACACGCGCGATGCGCTTCGCGTCGGCTACGCTTGGGAACGCGGCGGCTGCCGAAATTCAGTGATGGTTGACAGCGGCAGAAACCTCGGCGTGCCTGACGAAGGCTCGCACGAGGAATTCATCATCGAGCATTATTGGGGCTACACGAAACGCAAAAAGGGTACCGACGAATACAAGGTCGAACATCCGAAATGGGAACTTTACGAAGTGCAGAACCCGCAGATCAACGTCGATCTCGGCTGCACGTACGGCGAAGAATTCGCTTTCCTGACGAACGCCGAACCGTATTCTGTCGTCCTGGCGAAAGGCTCCGAGATCGCAGTTTATAAAGGTTCGAAACTCGACACTTGA
- a CDS encoding sigma 54-interacting transcriptional regulator, producing the protein MTHADTTERELSPERRVTMQQARDAIIDRLARDLPTDIDLERFLNAVVSELGRMLDADRCDLLQMREGTDLIISHEWRKDRSVPKSQGTTIPFDRERLSEMLDISKPIRINDTSKFKDETLKFFARALDTRSLLIIPIHLSGRVLGLIGLHDTKKARVWLDEEVEFLESIARQLAIGYQYTTLYVAQGKETRRTNALLEIANMLNSHSDFGEVSDGVLERAINLVGADYGALGVLDPTGKRISLAGFKSAEGIRLGKMLKMIEQYNKSLDVDTFAAIGELIRDGKTLQLVDSQLPFAIRVFFNTQLRGKAALVTPVNVAGKTFGLLGFVWSTRSAFEEHDIALIEGIADQIGTALDRDQLSTEVMRLRSELSQRQQTEIVGQAHEMRRAIEMALNVAGTDSTVLITGESGTGKELIANLIQRNSGRERAPFIKINCGAIPETLLESELFGHEKGAFTDARDRRIGRFEEANGGTLFLDEIAEMSPQAQVRLLRVLQDGEVTRLGGKDVIKVNVRVIAATNKDLEEAIENGTFRKDLYYRLSVFPISLPPLRDRREDVHLLVVHFLEQYKEKTGRFVSGISKDAMDAMLNYDWPGNVRELENAIERAIIIASGRQIELYDLPDAVQRSAGFTPSPARRGRRLIGGDGGKLLMDIELPAPIEEIEKQVIEATLALTDGDKTNAAKLLGIGRKTLYRKLEEFEPEK; encoded by the coding sequence ATGACGCATGCCGACACAACTGAACGTGAGCTTTCGCCCGAACGGCGAGTCACGATGCAGCAGGCGCGCGACGCCATCATCGACCGCCTCGCACGCGACCTTCCGACGGACATCGACCTTGAACGATTTCTGAATGCCGTCGTTTCGGAACTCGGCCGAATGCTGGACGCCGACCGCTGCGACCTGCTGCAGATGCGCGAAGGCACCGACCTCATCATCAGCCACGAATGGCGAAAGGATCGAAGCGTTCCGAAAAGCCAGGGAACGACCATCCCGTTCGACCGGGAAAGGCTATCGGAGATGCTCGACATCTCAAAACCCATTCGCATCAACGACACGTCAAAGTTCAAGGACGAAACACTCAAGTTTTTCGCACGTGCACTGGATACGCGTTCGCTTCTGATCATACCGATCCATCTCAGCGGCCGCGTGCTCGGCCTGATAGGCCTGCACGACACGAAAAAGGCTCGTGTATGGCTCGACGAAGAGGTCGAATTTCTCGAATCGATCGCCCGCCAGCTCGCCATCGGTTACCAGTACACGACGCTTTACGTCGCTCAGGGCAAGGAGACGCGCCGGACGAATGCACTGCTCGAGATCGCGAACATGCTCAATTCGCATTCGGACTTCGGCGAGGTTTCGGACGGCGTGCTCGAACGCGCGATCAACCTGGTCGGAGCAGATTACGGTGCGCTTGGCGTGCTCGACCCGACGGGAAAGCGCATATCGCTGGCGGGCTTCAAATCGGCCGAAGGCATCCGATTGGGCAAGATGCTGAAGATGATCGAGCAATACAACAAATCGCTCGACGTAGATACTTTTGCCGCCATCGGCGAACTGATCCGCGACGGCAAGACCCTGCAGCTCGTCGATTCGCAGCTTCCTTTTGCGATACGGGTCTTTTTCAACACACAGCTCCGCGGCAAAGCGGCGCTCGTTACGCCGGTCAACGTGGCCGGCAAAACGTTCGGCCTGCTCGGCTTTGTGTGGAGCACGCGGAGCGCGTTCGAAGAACACGACATCGCACTGATCGAAGGCATCGCCGATCAGATAGGCACGGCGCTCGACCGAGACCAGCTTTCGACCGAGGTGATGCGGCTCCGCAGCGAACTTTCGCAGCGTCAGCAGACCGAGATAGTCGGGCAGGCTCACGAGATGCGCCGGGCGATAGAGATGGCACTCAATGTCGCGGGAACGGATTCGACCGTTCTGATCACAGGCGAATCGGGCACCGGCAAGGAACTGATAGCCAATCTGATCCAACGCAACTCCGGCCGCGAACGAGCCCCTTTCATCAAGATAAACTGCGGTGCCATTCCCGAAACCCTGCTCGAATCGGAGCTTTTCGGCCACGAGAAAGGAGCGTTCACCGACGCCCGCGACCGCCGCATCGGGCGTTTTGAAGAGGCGAACGGCGGGACGCTTTTTCTGGACGAGATCGCCGAGATGTCGCCCCAGGCTCAGGTTCGCCTGCTGCGCGTACTGCAGGACGGCGAGGTAACGCGGCTTGGCGGCAAAGATGTCATCAAGGTAAATGTTCGGGTCATTGCGGCGACGAACAAGGACCTGGAAGAGGCCATCGAAAACGGCACTTTCCGCAAGGACCTCTACTATCGCCTGTCGGTCTTTCCTATCTCGCTGCCTCCGCTCCGCGACCGCCGCGAGGACGTTCATCTGCTGGTCGTTCACTTTTTGGAGCAATATAAGGAAAAGACGGGCCGCTTCGTTTCCGGCATTTCGAAAGATGCGATGGACGCGATGCTCAATTACGATTGGCCGGGCAACGTCCGCGAGCTGGAGAACGCGATCGAAAGAGCGATCATTATCGCATCGGGGCGGCAAATTGAACTTTATGACCTGCCCGACGCCGTACAGCGTTCCGCGGGATTCACGCCGAGCCCCGCACGCCGCGGACGAAGGCTGATCGGCGGGGACGGCGGCAAATTGCTGATGGATATCGAATTGCCCGCTCCTATCGAGGAGATCGAAAAACAGGTCATCGAGGCAACGCTCGCTCTGACCGACGGCGACAAAACGAACGCCGCAAAACTGCTCGGCATCGGCCGCAAGACGCTTTACCGCAAACTCGAAGAATTCGAACCCGAAAAATGA
- a CDS encoding tetratricopeptide repeat protein translates to MAFVRFSLFVVCLTVSMAGCSWWSSPAANSNTDVAPAAENPAAKITDANEALTEGSRLLEESDVEAAILYLERAVEINPDLGEAYFKLGIAYGLQQLQATQAGIELEPATDDSGKPRKTSSERAFEKAIEAYKKWIKENPKDDVAFYNMGRAYAKLMEDKEAEDAFKKAVAIKPDDPEYQMELGAIRIKLANYAEAIAPLKKSLELDPENVRADELLEEAEAGRRRVEYVSPKGNTNTPSNTASNTAANSAGTDGGGANTSPKPPAANSAKTQPPANRPASQPTPNRTPARPANRNN, encoded by the coding sequence ATGGCGTTCGTGCGTTTTTCGTTGTTCGTGGTGTGCCTGACCGTTTCAATGGCAGGCTGTTCATGGTGGTCCTCGCCGGCCGCAAATTCCAATACTGACGTTGCTCCGGCCGCAGAAAACCCCGCAGCAAAGATCACTGACGCCAACGAAGCCCTCACCGAAGGCTCGCGTCTGCTCGAAGAAAGCGACGTCGAGGCCGCGATCTTGTATTTAGAACGCGCAGTAGAGATCAACCCCGACCTAGGTGAGGCCTATTTCAAGCTCGGCATCGCGTATGGCCTGCAGCAGCTTCAGGCGACGCAGGCAGGCATCGAACTGGAGCCCGCGACCGACGACAGCGGAAAGCCGCGAAAGACTAGCTCGGAACGTGCGTTTGAAAAAGCCATCGAGGCTTACAAAAAATGGATCAAGGAAAATCCGAAGGATGACGTCGCTTTCTACAATATGGGCCGGGCTTACGCCAAGCTGATGGAAGACAAGGAAGCCGAGGATGCGTTCAAAAAAGCGGTCGCGATCAAACCCGACGATCCCGAATATCAGATGGAGCTCGGCGCCATTCGTATCAAACTCGCCAACTACGCCGAAGCTATCGCGCCGCTGAAAAAATCCCTGGAACTCGATCCCGAGAACGTGCGCGCCGATGAACTGCTCGAAGAGGCAGAGGCAGGCCGCCGCCGCGTTGAATACGTCTCGCCGAAAGGCAACACCAATACTCCATCGAACACCGCTTCGAATACCGCTGCAAACTCCGCCGGCACGGACGGCGGCGGAGCGAATACATCGCCGAAACCGCCGGCGGCGAATTCCGCAAAGACGCAGCCCCCGGCAAACAGGCCCGCTAGCCAGCCGACACCGAACCGGACGCCCGCACGTCCTGCCAATCGCAACAACTGA
- a CDS encoding histidine triad nucleotide-binding protein → MSDCLFCKIASGSIPATLVHEDDACVAFNDISPQAPVHILIIPRVHIDSLDKAAAGDAALMGHLLATAADIARKNGFAENGYRVVINTNADGGQTVFHLHVHLLAGRTFVFPPG, encoded by the coding sequence ATGAGTGATTGTCTTTTCTGCAAGATAGCTTCCGGCTCGATTCCCGCTACGCTCGTTCACGAGGACGACGCGTGTGTCGCCTTTAACGACATCAGCCCGCAGGCTCCCGTTCACATCCTGATCATCCCGCGTGTCCACATCGATTCGCTCGACAAGGCGGCCGCGGGCGATGCCGCACTGATGGGCCATTTGCTCGCCACAGCAGCCGACATCGCACGAAAGAACGGTTTCGCTGAGAACGGCTACCGCGTCGTTATCAACACCAACGCCGACGGCGGCCAGACCGTCTTTCACCTGCACGTGCACCTGCTGGCCGGCAGAACCTTCGTCTTCCCGCCCGGATAA
- the murA gene encoding UDP-N-acetylglucosamine 1-carboxyvinyltransferase: protein MDKFLVRGGKPLKGKIEIGGAKNSALPCLAATLLTPETVTLHNVPYVKDLITQRRLLEDLGATVLTPELRTHKVSARNVDIFEAPYHLVKTMRASVLALGPLLSRFGQAKVSLPGGCAIGTRPIDLHLRAFEQLGAVVSLESGDVVARAPQGRLKGAELEFEKVTVTGTENVMMAAVLAEGRTVIRNAAMEPEIEDLAELLNKMGARIRGAGTPVMEIDGVEGLGGAEHTIIPDRIETGTFIVAAAITDGELEIKSCRPEHLTAVIDKLRETGVEIEELNQSTLLVRRSSAGLRASDVTTEPHPLFPTDMQAQYMALMTQAEGTSHITETIFENRFMHASELVRMGAEIHVAGNTAEVIGPRKLMGAPILASDLRASASLVLAALCAEGETLIDRVYHIDRGYERIVRKLRSLGGDIERIPGGIADSADEAGSGM from the coding sequence ATGGACAAGTTTTTGGTGCGCGGCGGCAAGCCGCTTAAGGGAAAGATCGAGATCGGCGGAGCGAAAAATTCCGCCCTGCCGTGCCTTGCCGCGACGCTGCTGACGCCTGAGACCGTCACGCTGCACAACGTCCCGTATGTAAAGGACCTGATCACACAGCGGCGTCTGCTCGAAGACCTAGGTGCGACCGTGCTGACGCCGGAACTCCGCACGCACAAGGTATCTGCACGCAACGTCGATATCTTTGAAGCGCCGTATCATCTCGTAAAAACGATGCGTGCCAGCGTGCTTGCTCTCGGGCCGCTGCTGTCGCGTTTCGGCCAGGCAAAGGTGAGCCTGCCCGGCGGCTGTGCCATCGGAACGCGGCCGATCGACCTGCATCTGCGGGCTTTTGAACAGCTCGGTGCTGTCGTATCGCTCGAAAGCGGCGACGTCGTCGCACGCGCTCCGCAAGGACGCCTGAAAGGTGCCGAACTTGAGTTTGAAAAGGTCACCGTAACGGGAACTGAGAATGTGATGATGGCGGCGGTTCTGGCGGAAGGCCGCACCGTCATCCGCAATGCCGCGATGGAGCCCGAGATCGAGGACCTCGCCGAATTGTTGAACAAGATGGGAGCCCGCATCCGCGGTGCCGGCACGCCCGTGATGGAGATCGACGGCGTCGAAGGCCTCGGCGGTGCAGAGCACACGATCATTCCCGACCGCATCGAAACGGGCACCTTCATCGTCGCTGCGGCCATCACCGACGGAGAGCTTGAGATAAAAAGCTGCCGGCCCGAGCACCTGACCGCCGTCATAGATAAGCTCCGCGAAACCGGCGTCGAGATAGAGGAACTGAATCAGAGCACGCTGCTGGTTCGCCGTTCGTCGGCGGGGCTGCGTGCGAGCGACGTCACGACCGAACCGCATCCGCTTTTCCCGACCGACATGCAGGCGCAATATATGGCGCTGATGACGCAGGCCGAAGGCACTTCGCATATTACCGAGACGATTTTCGAGAACCGCTTTATGCACGCATCGGAGCTTGTTCGTATGGGCGCCGAGATACACGTCGCGGGCAATACCGCGGAAGTGATAGGCCCGCGTAAATTGATGGGAGCACCGATACTGGCTTCGGATCTGCGAGCTTCGGCATCACTTGTGCTGGCTGCGTTATGTGCAGAAGGCGAGACGCTGATCGACCGCGTTTACCACATCGACCGCGGCTACGAACGCATAGTCCGCAAGCTGCGCTCTCTGGGAGGCGACATCGAACGAATTCCCGGCGGTATCGCTGATTCGGCCGATGAGGCCGGTTCGGGAATGTGA